The genomic DNA TCAGGCAGATAAAAAACAACTACCACAGAAAATGACAGAATATTGTCCATCATATAATCAATGTTAGAGAAGTGACTGATGCCTAATAATCTTAGTCATAAGGATCTATGTCACACATGGAGTAGAAAGTCACAGAGATGACAGATGGTAGGAAAAAATTGACCCTGTATTGCATTGTCATTTAAAAGCTAGTTTATTTGCACTAACCCAAATGGTTTCTCAAGCTCTCATCCTTGCCAAATACTCTTGGCCGAGGTCACTGCAATCTGTGTATGCCTTAATCAGCTCTTCTTCTTCCACTCTTGATAGTGCTATCTGCACTTCAATAACAGAACTTAACCAGATGATTCCAGAGAGTCCCATTTctgctgtgtgattttttttcctggtttttgtattgttttcttttgttttgttttgttttattttttgttttttttttccaatatatgaagtttattgtcaaattggtttccatacaacacccagtgctcatcccaaaaggtgccctcctcaatacccatcacccaccctcccctccctcccaccccccatcaaccctcagtttgttctcagtttttaagagtctcttatgctttggctctctcccactctaacctctttttttttccttcccctcccccatgggtttctgttaagtttcttaggatccacataagagtgaaaccatatggtatctgtctttctctgtatggcttatttcacttagcataacactctccagttccatccatgttgctacaaagggccatatttcattctttctcattgccacgtagtactccattgtgtatataaaccacaatttctttatgttttgttttgttttaaacagaacTGCTGTCTTTGTAAACCATTCAGgattattttttgatattaaaattaaaatcacatgttTATGGAAAAAGCTATCACACAAATCTGGCTAATTTAGTGTATgtccttttattgttttcctccttttcctcaaaaaaatattaaatatgtatagacATTCTGATTCTTCCTTTATATATCCGTTGCTTCTCATGCCCTCCAAACAGGAAAAATTTGGTAAATAGTCAACAATATAAGGAGCCAGAACTCATTTTTTTATACTCAAAAATTAACAGctctcattctatttctttttgttaagatTCCGCCTATATTTTAAGGCCTAATTGGGATGAAGTTTTCTCTGGCCCCCAACTCCTGCACTCAAAGGATTATGACTTAGCTCTGCTCTGAACCGCCATCATACTTAAAACTGTAACAGATGCTATAAGAGACACATAGTTTTATGCTATAGTTGTTTGTACATTTATCATTTCCTCCTAATAACTTATATAGGTGTTTATTATGGTACCTTGCAGATAGTTTATACAGTAAAAATttatgggtggatggaaggaaggaaaggagaaagggaaggagggaggcagggagaaagtgtttcctttcctttctttatattaATGGCAAATGATATTCTCTGTGCGTTGAGCAGTATAGAAGAAGGTTAACCGAAGGGTCAGTGTCTGATTCATTGCTAAAGATTGGATGGTTACTTAATCAACAGATAGCTTTTGATAAATTGCTATGTGTAATCCACTGTGAAAGATACCTGAGAAGTTCTGTTATAGTTTGTGTGGTTTCTATTGGTATGTTATTCAGTGTAAGTTTCACATATATGACTTACTTGGGAATTGTTCcaactatttttataatacttcatatttttatttgttgccttttctcatattttccagATATGCAGTCATCATTATCAGACTTTCAACCTCACAGAGAGAAAATTTGTCTTAAAGCCCAATTGCATTTACtagtaaagaaacaaatataatgcATGGCTAATGTacaaaaacaaggacatttaaaaaaagaatctattcaCTAGGTTTGACATTGAGTCCAAAGATAATCAATAGCAATGACTATGACATTTGAAATACTGAACAATatactgatttttcttctgaGCTACATTTTTGCAAAATCCTTTGAGATACTCAAGTTATCAATTATGTAAATGCTAGTCATGTAAAATCCCAAGAGGTTGGTTATACGTtatgaaaatatcatttttatgatAGATAAAGGTAAGTATTGCATATTTTCTACATTTGTAGCTTAATATGGATTAAATTTTTAATGCCTTGAAATAATATTGTACTCTGTGGTTTTACTTTTATCACATATTTCAATCTTTCTAAAGTTGCTATGATTGAGTTTGTTTGATAATGTACCTTTATTTTACTATAAGACTTGATAGTTTGCAAAATATGAGGTTCATAATAGAGATATAGAATAGAGTTACTACCTGGCAGGGAGGataagaagaaagtgaaatataGAAAAGTGATTTAATCTCACTACTGcagttttgtaaaatataatttgtttttcccctaGCACAGCAGAATTTCATGCTGATAACAAGCTACTGAATTAATAAATCCATTGCAACTATCAAGACTTTTCCTTTAATAACATAATGAATGCTAAGccttaagaaaaggaaacatattcTTTGCACAGATGTTACCTATTGCAGGTCTATCCCTAAACATAGGAAAAATACCAACACCATATTATGAGCAATatcaatatgaaaataatttgtgcATATCAATTAGAATACTGTATTTTCCACACAAAAACTCATTTCCTGGaacacatttccttattttccaatTGGAAAGACATTTAGGGTCTATTTTGCTATCATTACATGTGCTTAACTCCAATTACATTTAATGGGAGTTGTGTGTCTATAGTCACAGTAGCCTCTGAACTACTTTAACATTATTGCTTTCCATTACCATTCTCATTAAAATAGCTTTTCATCTCTTCTCCCAACATGAACTATCACAGTAAtctgggtttctgttttctttgcatggatttatttcatGTGATGAAAGATATAGATTACACAACATGATCTGATTCTAGTTTTAAGAGCATTATGATGTCATTGAGATTAGAATAGGGCTagaactatttaatttttaagtagagGTAATTGAGTGGCTTCTAAACATCCATTTTAGCACAGTGACTGATGTATACAATTTTGTTGGAATAAGGTAAGTTGACAGAGCAGCTGATCACAGTCCGGAGGTGAGGCTGAACTCTGAGGTGTTACATTATAACTGACATGCAAAATCTGGTAGAAAGATTAGAGAGGGCAGTGGCCCACCTGGAGATAGTGTCCCATACCTCTGACATGCACTGTGGGTATGGAGACAATGCTCCAAAAGGAGCAACTCCATATGTGCAAGCATTTGACTCACTGTTTAACAGTCCTGTGGCAGAGTAAAGAGATTAGTAAAGAGATTGGGCGAGATGTACAGAAACATGTGAAGATGGTTCACACAGGCCTGAGGTTGGAGTGAGTTCTCTTGGTTACAGCCTCTCAGTGTCAGCAGACAGTAGGCAATAAGCTTTCTGATTTGTTGGCACGCATCTCAGAGCAGATCCAAGAAGTGGTAACCTTCTGGGAGAAAAACCAAGGCAGCAAGTTGTTCAACCACCTGTTAGCTGTCAGCAAAAGTATCCAGGCCCTGGGTTGGGTGGCTGTGGCACCCAAGCCTGGTCCCTATGTGAAACAAATGAATGATGCTGCCATGTTTTATACAAACTGAGTCCTCAAGGAATACAAAGATGTCAATAAGAAGCATGTGGACTGGGTCAAAGCTTACTTTATGGACAGAGCTACTGGCTTACATTAAGGAGTTCCATACCACTGGACTGGTCTGGAGCAAAACAGGGCCTGTGGCAAAATAACTGAGTGGATTGCCATCTGGACCTTCTGCTGAATcaggtcctcctcctcccccaccaggcccacctcccccaccagtCCCCACCAGTTCTGGCTCAGATGAGTCTGCTTCCCACTCAGCACTGTTTGTACAGATTAACCAGGGGGAAAGCATCACACATGCCCTGATACATGTATCTGATAACATGAAGACTCACAAGAACCCTGCCCTCAAGGCTCAGAGTGGTCCAGTACGAAGTGGACCCAAACCATTCTCTGCATCTAAACCAGGAGTCAGCCCATCCCCCAAACCAACCACAAAGAAGGAGCCAGCTATACTTGAACTGCAGGGCAAGAAGTGGAGAGTGGAACATCAGGAGAATGTTTCCAACCTGGTGATTGATGACACAGAGCTGAAACAGGTGGCTTACATATTCAAGTGTGTCAATACAACATTG from Leopardus geoffroyi isolate Oge1 chromosome X, O.geoffroyi_Oge1_pat1.0, whole genome shotgun sequence includes the following:
- the LOC123594082 gene encoding adenylyl cyclase-associated protein 1-like, coding for MKTHKNPALKAQSGPVRSGPKPFSASKPGVSPSPKPTTKKEPAILELQGKKWRVEHQENVSNLVIDDTELKQVAYIFKCVNTTLQIKGKSNSITVDNCKKLGLVFDEVVGIVEIINIRANFM